In Xyrauchen texanus isolate HMW12.3.18 chromosome 23, RBS_HiC_50CHRs, whole genome shotgun sequence, a genomic segment contains:
- the LOC127617041 gene encoding CXXC-type zinc finger protein 5-like isoform X1: MSASGGSMEGSRAIEDEAQDSSCGDEESSPVVERRNRSGIISAPLSKSLKRSRALSQYIATCSAAAVASVANANRLAQSSMVASGVKAHPTPGQHRAQVGYAKLDRGALLSGLLDSPSGLHLAQAAELLRRAGMLLPVSDPSNGSVGGDMETVSATDSLGSVMDFPLLGNGGLGGSFPYHPGLFIMTPAGVFLADGTLSQVTSVSELQQTQNEISSAISANGKKKRKRCGLCPPCRRRINCEQCSSCRNRKTGHQICKFRKCEELKKKPAEGDAADWSSIPVVSVGQLDPPPAIHPIVKD; the protein is encoded by the exons ATGTCTGCCAGCGGAGGGTCCATGGAGGGAAGCCGAGCCATAGAGGACGAGGCGCAGGACAGCAGCTGTGGGGACGAAGAGTCGTCTCCGGTGGTTGAACGAAGAAACCGCAGCGGTATCATCAGCGCTCCACTCAGTAAGAGTCTGAAACGATCACGAGCTCTCTCTCAGTACATCGCAACCTGTTCGGCTGCAGCCGTCGCTAGTGTTGCAAATGCTAACAGACTTGCTCAGAGCTCCATGGTGGCATCGGGTGTCAAAGCTCACCCTACACCCGGACAGCACAGAGCACAGGTTGGGTATGCCAAACTGGACCGGGGTGCTCTACTGTCTGGTCTACTGGACTCTCCCAGCGGCCTTCATCTTGCCCAGGCCGCTGAGCTTCTGCGCCGTGCTGGCATGCTACTTCCTGTAAGTGACCCGTCCAATGGCAGTGTGGGCGGGGACATGGAGACAGTGTCTGCTACTGATTCGTTGGGCAGTGTGATGGACTTCCCATTGCTTGGCAACGGCGGACTAGGTGGCAGCTTTCCTTATCACCCGGGGCTTTTCATCATGACGCCAGCGGGTGTGTTCCTTGCTGACGGAACGCTTTCTCAAGTGACGAGTGTGTCAGAACTCCAGCAGACACAGAACGAGATTTCGTCAGCCATCAGTGCCAACGGGAAAAAGAAACGGAAGCGCTGCGGATTGTGTCCACCTTGCCGGCGCAGGATTAACTGCGAACAGTGCAGCAGTTGCCGCAACCGGAAAACCGGCCATCAGATCTGCAAGTTCCGCAAGTGTGAAGAGCTTAAAAAGAAACCCGCAG AAGGTGATGCTGCCGACTGGAGCTCCATTCCGGTGGTTTCCGTAGGGCAGCTGGACCCTCCCCCTGCCATCCATCCCATCGTGAAGGACTAA
- the LOC127617041 gene encoding CXXC-type zinc finger protein 5-like isoform X2, translating into MSASGGSMEGSRAIEDEAQDSSCGDEESSPVVERRNRSGIISAPLSKSLKRSRALSQYIATCSAAAVASVANANRLAQSSMVASGVKAHPTPGQHRAQVGYAKLDRGALLSGLLDSPSGLHLAQAAELLRRAGMLLPVSDPSNGSVGGDMETVSATDSLGSVMDFPLLGNGGLGGSFPYHPGLFIMTPAGVFLADGTLSQVTSVSELQQTQNEISSAISANGKKKRKRCGLCPPCRRRINCEQCSSCRNRKTGHQICKFRKCEELKKKPAGDAADWSSIPVVSVGQLDPPPAIHPIVKD; encoded by the exons ATGTCTGCCAGCGGAGGGTCCATGGAGGGAAGCCGAGCCATAGAGGACGAGGCGCAGGACAGCAGCTGTGGGGACGAAGAGTCGTCTCCGGTGGTTGAACGAAGAAACCGCAGCGGTATCATCAGCGCTCCACTCAGTAAGAGTCTGAAACGATCACGAGCTCTCTCTCAGTACATCGCAACCTGTTCGGCTGCAGCCGTCGCTAGTGTTGCAAATGCTAACAGACTTGCTCAGAGCTCCATGGTGGCATCGGGTGTCAAAGCTCACCCTACACCCGGACAGCACAGAGCACAGGTTGGGTATGCCAAACTGGACCGGGGTGCTCTACTGTCTGGTCTACTGGACTCTCCCAGCGGCCTTCATCTTGCCCAGGCCGCTGAGCTTCTGCGCCGTGCTGGCATGCTACTTCCTGTAAGTGACCCGTCCAATGGCAGTGTGGGCGGGGACATGGAGACAGTGTCTGCTACTGATTCGTTGGGCAGTGTGATGGACTTCCCATTGCTTGGCAACGGCGGACTAGGTGGCAGCTTTCCTTATCACCCGGGGCTTTTCATCATGACGCCAGCGGGTGTGTTCCTTGCTGACGGAACGCTTTCTCAAGTGACGAGTGTGTCAGAACTCCAGCAGACACAGAACGAGATTTCGTCAGCCATCAGTGCCAACGGGAAAAAGAAACGGAAGCGCTGCGGATTGTGTCCACCTTGCCGGCGCAGGATTAACTGCGAACAGTGCAGCAGTTGCCGCAACCGGAAAACCGGCCATCAGATCTGCAAGTTCCGCAAGTGTGAAGAGCTTAAAAAGAAACCCGCAG GTGATGCTGCCGACTGGAGCTCCATTCCGGTGGTTTCCGTAGGGCAGCTGGACCCTCCCCCTGCCATCCATCCCATCGTGAAGGACTAA
- the LOC127617041 gene encoding CXXC-type zinc finger protein 5-like isoform X3 produces the protein MSASGGSMEGSRAIEDEAQDSSCGDEESSPVVERRNRSGIISAPLSKSLKRSRALSQYIATCSAAAVASVANANRLAQSSMVASGVKAHPTPGQHRAQVGYAKLDRGALLSGLLDSPSGLHLAQAAELLRRAGMLLPVSDPSNGSVGGDMETVSATDSLGSVMDFPLLGNGGLGGSFPYHPGLFIMTPAGVFLADGTLSQVTSVSELQQTQNEISSAISANGKKKRKRCGLCPPCRRRINCEQCSSCRNRKTGHQICKFRKCEELKKKPAGGLEKVMLPTGAPFRWFP, from the exons ATGTCTGCCAGCGGAGGGTCCATGGAGGGAAGCCGAGCCATAGAGGACGAGGCGCAGGACAGCAGCTGTGGGGACGAAGAGTCGTCTCCGGTGGTTGAACGAAGAAACCGCAGCGGTATCATCAGCGCTCCACTCAGTAAGAGTCTGAAACGATCACGAGCTCTCTCTCAGTACATCGCAACCTGTTCGGCTGCAGCCGTCGCTAGTGTTGCAAATGCTAACAGACTTGCTCAGAGCTCCATGGTGGCATCGGGTGTCAAAGCTCACCCTACACCCGGACAGCACAGAGCACAGGTTGGGTATGCCAAACTGGACCGGGGTGCTCTACTGTCTGGTCTACTGGACTCTCCCAGCGGCCTTCATCTTGCCCAGGCCGCTGAGCTTCTGCGCCGTGCTGGCATGCTACTTCCTGTAAGTGACCCGTCCAATGGCAGTGTGGGCGGGGACATGGAGACAGTGTCTGCTACTGATTCGTTGGGCAGTGTGATGGACTTCCCATTGCTTGGCAACGGCGGACTAGGTGGCAGCTTTCCTTATCACCCGGGGCTTTTCATCATGACGCCAGCGGGTGTGTTCCTTGCTGACGGAACGCTTTCTCAAGTGACGAGTGTGTCAGAACTCCAGCAGACACAGAACGAGATTTCGTCAGCCATCAGTGCCAACGGGAAAAAGAAACGGAAGCGCTGCGGATTGTGTCCACCTTGCCGGCGCAGGATTAACTGCGAACAGTGCAGCAGTTGCCGCAACCGGAAAACCGGCCATCAGATCTGCAAGTTCCGCAAGTGTGAAGAGCTTAAAAAGAAACCCGCAGGTGGGCTGGAG AAGGTGATGCTGCCGACTGGAGCTCCATTCCGGTGGTTTCCGTAG
- the LOC127617041 gene encoding CXXC-type zinc finger protein 5-like isoform X4, translating to MSASGGSMEGSRAIEDEAQDSSCGDEESSPVVERRNRSGIISAPLSKSLKRSRALSQYIATCSAAAVASVANANRLAQSSMVASGVKAHPTPGQHRAQVGYAKLDRGALLSGLLDSPSGLHLAQAAELLRRAGMLLPVSDPSNGSVGGDMETVSATDSLGSVMDFPLLGNGGLGGSFPYHPGLFIMTPAGVFLADGTLSQVTSVSELQQTQNEISSAISANGKKKRKRCGLCPPCRRRINCEQCSSCRNRKTGHQICKFRKCEELKKKPAGGLEVMLPTGAPFRWFP from the exons ATGTCTGCCAGCGGAGGGTCCATGGAGGGAAGCCGAGCCATAGAGGACGAGGCGCAGGACAGCAGCTGTGGGGACGAAGAGTCGTCTCCGGTGGTTGAACGAAGAAACCGCAGCGGTATCATCAGCGCTCCACTCAGTAAGAGTCTGAAACGATCACGAGCTCTCTCTCAGTACATCGCAACCTGTTCGGCTGCAGCCGTCGCTAGTGTTGCAAATGCTAACAGACTTGCTCAGAGCTCCATGGTGGCATCGGGTGTCAAAGCTCACCCTACACCCGGACAGCACAGAGCACAGGTTGGGTATGCCAAACTGGACCGGGGTGCTCTACTGTCTGGTCTACTGGACTCTCCCAGCGGCCTTCATCTTGCCCAGGCCGCTGAGCTTCTGCGCCGTGCTGGCATGCTACTTCCTGTAAGTGACCCGTCCAATGGCAGTGTGGGCGGGGACATGGAGACAGTGTCTGCTACTGATTCGTTGGGCAGTGTGATGGACTTCCCATTGCTTGGCAACGGCGGACTAGGTGGCAGCTTTCCTTATCACCCGGGGCTTTTCATCATGACGCCAGCGGGTGTGTTCCTTGCTGACGGAACGCTTTCTCAAGTGACGAGTGTGTCAGAACTCCAGCAGACACAGAACGAGATTTCGTCAGCCATCAGTGCCAACGGGAAAAAGAAACGGAAGCGCTGCGGATTGTGTCCACCTTGCCGGCGCAGGATTAACTGCGAACAGTGCAGCAGTTGCCGCAACCGGAAAACCGGCCATCAGATCTGCAAGTTCCGCAAGTGTGAAGAGCTTAAAAAGAAACCCGCAGGTGGGCTGGAG GTGATGCTGCCGACTGGAGCTCCATTCCGGTGGTTTCCGTAG